The genomic window GCTCCGTACGCTCCTCGTGCCCGCGCTGATGCACCTGCTGGGCGGCGCCAACTGGTGGCTGCCCGGGTGGCTGGAGCGGCGGCTGCCACGCATCAGCATCGAAACTCCCGCGAACCGTGAGTGTCCGCGTGCGAGGATCCCGGACATGCGCATGAGCGAGGACAGCCCGCTCGCGCGGTAGCCCGGACACATCGACCACGAATCGACAAGGAGCGGGATGTTCTCCATATCCCTGGGAGACGGCGCCGAACTGCAGAACCTCGAACCGTGGCAGACCGAGGAATTCCTCGCCCATGTCGAGCGAGCGCGCGAGTACGCCGGCCCATGGGTGCCCTTCACGGTGACGGTCACCGACACCGAGACCGCCCGCACCTTCCTCCAGAGCTACGCCGACAAGCAGGCCGCGGACACGGGCCGGCTCTACGGCATCCGGCTCGACGGCACCCTCGTCGGCGGCGTGCTCTTCCGGGTCTTCGACACCCGGAACGAGTACTGCGAGGTCGGCGTCTGGCTGGAGCCCTCCGCGGCCGGCCGCGGACTCATCACCAAGGCCGTCACGCACCTCATCGACTGGGTGGTCGACGAGCGCGGCATGCACCGCGTCGAATGGCTCGCCTCCTCCGCCAACCACCGCTCCATCGGCGTCGCCAAGCGGCTCGGCTTCACCCTCGACGGCGTCCTGCGCGAGAGCTTCCCCTGGCAGGGCATGCGCCACGACATGGAGGTCTGGTCCGTGCTCGCCCCCGAGTGGCGGGAACGGCGCACGGCGGAACACGACGACCACCGGGCGGCCCGGGCCGACAGCAGCAGCTGACCCCTGAGGCGGGGGCCTTAGAGAGGACCGGTGCACCGGGACACCGCGCCTAAGGCCCCCGGGCCGCGAAGATGCGGCACTCTCCCGATGCGGGCGCACCCCCTGGGAGACGAGAGTCGAGGCATCGCAGAACGCGAGGCTCACACGAGCCGCCGACACCTCGACCCAGGGAGAACCCCATGTTCGCGTACGAACTCCACCAGGTGATGCAGGCCGAACTGATCCGCCGCGCCGACGCCGAGCGGCTGCTCCGCGAGGCGCGCCAGGCACGCCGGTCCGCCCGGCTGTCCGCCCGCCGGTCCGCCGAGAACGATCCCGAAGGGCGGGTGAGTACCCGGAGCCGGTTCGCTCGGGCCGCCTGACCGCCCCGCCATGACGACCGGTCCGATATCCGGTGCCGCTGCGTCGGACGGCTGTGCGATGCTCGGCGACGTGGAGACCAGGTCTGTCAGCCCCGTGTTCGTCGGCCGCGCCGGCGAACTGACCGTGCTCGCCGATGCGCTCTCCCGCGCCACCGCGGGAGAGCCTCAGGCGTTTCTCGTCGCAGGCGAGGCCGGTGTGGGCAAGACCCGGCTCATCGAGGAGTTCCGTGACGAGGCATGCGGCAGGGATGCCGTCGTCGCCCTGGGCGGATGCGTGGAGATCGGGGCCGAAGGGCTGCCCTTCGCCCCCTTCTCCACCGCCCTGCGCAGCCTGCGCCGATGGCTCCCGGACGATTTCGCCGCGGCGGCCGCCGGGCGCGAGGAGGAACTCGCCAGGCTGCTGCCCGAACTGGGCGGGGCGGTGGGCCGGCAGGACCGGCACGACGAGGAGGGCATGGCCCGGCTCTTCGAGCTCACCGTGCGCCTGCTCGAACGCCTGGCGGCCGACCGCCGGTGGTCCTCGTGCTGGAGGATCTCCACTGGGCCGACGCCTCCACCCGCCATCTCCTCGCCTACCTCTTCCGCACCCTGCGCCGCGGCCGTCTCGTCGTCATCGCCACCTACCGCGCCGACGACATCCACCGTCGCCACCCGCTGCGGCCCCTCCTCGCCGAACTCGACCGGCTGCGCACCGTCCAGCGCATCGAGCTGCCCCGCTTCAGCCGCGACGAGGTCGCCCGGCAGATGGCCGGCATCCTCGCCACCGAGCCCGCCCCCGCGCTCGTCGACGACGTCTTCGAACGCTCCGACGGCAACGCCTTCTTCGTCGAGGAGCTCGCCGTTGCCTCCTACGAGGGCTGCCGGACCGGACTGACCGACTCCCTGCGCGACCTCCTGCTCGTCCGCGTCGAAGGGCTGCCCGAACACGCCCAGCGCGTCGCCCGGATCGTCGCCGAAGGCGGCTCCACCGTCGAATACCCGCTGCTGGCCGCCGTCGTGGGCCTCGGCGAGGACGAACTGATCGAAGCGCTCAGGGCCGCTGTGGGAGCCAACATCCTGCTCGCCACGCCCGACGGGGACGGCTACCGCTTCCGCCACTCGCTCGTGCGCGAAGCCGTCAGCGACGACCTGCTGCCCGGCGAGCGCTCCCGCCTCAACCGCCGCTACGCCGAAGCCCTGGAGGCCGGCCCCGGACTCGTCCCGGCCGACCAGCGCGCCGCGCGCCTCGCCAGCTACTGGTACCACGCCCACGCCGCGGCCAAGGCCCTCCCCGCCGTGCTCCACGCCTCCGTCGAGGCCCGCCGCCGGCACGCCTGCTCCGAGCAACTCCGGCTGCTGGAACGGGCGATGGAGCTGTGGGACGACGTCCCCGAGGACGTACGCGACGGACTGCGGCCCGTCGACTACGCCGAGGTCTACCCTCCCTGCGGCTGCGACCCGGACACCACGCCGCTGCGCTACCTCGACCTCATGGCCGAGGCGGCCGTCGCCGGCCGGCTCTGTGGTGAGCGGGACCGCGCACTGAAGATCATCAAACGGGCGCTGCGGCTGCTGGAGGACGAGAAAGACCCCCTGCGCTCCGCCTGGTTCTGGGTCCAGCGCTCCCGGGCCGCCGCCCTCGCCCACCGCCTCCGGCTCTTCTCCGTGACGGCCTGAACCCAGGACGCGGCGGCCCCAGGCGTCGCCTGCCGGCAGTCCCGCCGCGCGCCAGGGCGCCCGCCGGGCGGGCGAGTCACGCGACGTCGGCCCCGGCCTGTCCGGACCTGCCCCGGGCCGTCAGACCTCCGGTGACTCGGGCTCCGGGCGACGGGTGCGTATGACGACCTTCCCGGACGCCAGGTCTATCTCGCCGTGGCCGGGATCGCCGTCGCCGACGTCCACGCGCGTGAGCTGCAGCCGGTTGCTCTCGTCCTCGGTGTGCTTGCGGCCGGGGGCGAAGAGCTCTTCTATCAGGTTGAACACAAGCCGCCCACCTCACTGCACCTCCAGTCGGAGGATCTTGTCGTCCCCGGCCTCGGGCGTGCCTCTGGTGTCCGTCTCGCTGGTGACCAGCCAGACGCCGCTGCCGCCGCCCGCCCCGCCGACCGGCAGGACCGTGCGGAGACGGCCGTAATCTCCCTGGAGGAACGACTGGGGCTCCGCGGAACGTTCCCTGCCCGCCAGCGGGATCCGCCACAGGCGCTCGCCCCTCAGGCCCGCCATCCAGATCGACCCCTTGGCGTAGGCGATCCCGCTCGGTGACGCCTCCGCGGTCCGCCACTGGGCCACCGGGTCCACGAAGCCGGAACCGTCGCCCGTGCCCTCCACCTCGGGCCAGCCGTAGTTCTTGCCCGGCTCGATGAGGTTCAGCTCGTCCCAGGTGTCCTGACCGAACTCGGCGGCCCACAGCCGCTTCTCGGAGTCCCAGGCCAAGCCCTGCACATTGCGGTGGCCGTACGAATACACCACGGAGTCCGCCGACGGGTTCCCGTGCGCGGGCCGGCCGTCGGGGGTCATCCGGAGGATCTTGCCGCCCAGCGACTCCTTGTCCTGGGCGAGCCCTCTGTCACCCGTCTCACCCGTGCCCGCGTACAGCATCCTGTCCGGGCCGAAGGCGATCCGGCCGCCGTTGTGGATGAAGCCCTTCGGGATGCCGCGCAGGATCGTGTCCGGAGCGCCGAGCTGCTGCCCGGCCGGCTTCCTCTCGTCGTACAGCATGCGGGCGATGCGGTTGTCCGACTCCGTCGTGAAGTACGCGTACACAAGACGGTCCGAGGCGAAGGACGGGGAGACGGCCAGGCCCATCAGTCCGCCTTCGCCGGCCGGGGCGACGCCGGGGACGGAGCCGATCTCCGTCTTCCTGCCGCTCGCGGTGTCGATGCGGGTGATCGTGCCCTCGTCCCGGGAGGACACCAGCAGATCGCCGTCCGGCAGGGCGGCCAGGCCCCACGGCGACTTCAGGTTCTCGGACAGTGTGGCCGCCACTTTCACCGACCCCTTGGCGGGCGGGGTCTCCGCCGCCGCCGGGCCGCCCGTGCCGGAGGAGGAGACGGGGCTCGTCGGCGCCCCCTGGCGTCCGCCCGCCTGATCCGCCGCCCCGTCGCCGCCGGACGAGCAACCGGCGGCGAGCAGCAGGGAGGCAGTGGCCAGGACGGCCGTCACAGCTGGTCGTTGCACTGATCTGATCCCTTCGCCGGGTGAGCGGGCCACGTGAGCCGGACGAGCCCCACGTCTACTGTTCATACACCGCAGCCCCGCCCGAGGTTCCCGATCCCCGCGGACCGCTCAGTCCCAGGATCCCCTGGCCGGCGGCAGTCCCGCGAGCTCGGCGAGGTCCCGCGCGGTCAGCGCGAGCCCCGCGGCCGCCGCGTTCTCCACGGCCCAGCACTCCCGCTTGGCCCCCGGCACCGGCACCACGTGCCGGCCCTGCGCCAGCACCCAGGCCAGCGCCACCTGCGCCGGAGTCGTATCCGGACCGTGCCGCTCCGCGACCCGCCGCAACCCCGCCACCAGCGGCTGGTTCGACGCCATCATCTCCGCGGTGAAGCGCGGATGCCGCGCCCGCAGGTCGTCCGGTTCGAAGCCCTCGCCGGGCGTCAGCGTGCCCGTCAGGAAACCGTTGCCGAGCGGCATCGCCGCCAGGAAGCCCACACCGCGCGCCTCGCACCACGGCAGCAGACGCGAGAGCGCCTCCGGCGACCACACCGACAGCTCCGCCTCCACCGCGCTCACCGGGAACACCTGCTGCACCCGCTCGAGTTGGCGGATCGTTCCCTCGTACAGCCCCGCGCCCGGCCTCCGCGAGGCGCGCGCCCCCACCGCGCACAGCCCCAGCGCCCGGACCTTGCCCACGGACACGAGCTCGGCCATCGCGCCCCAGGTCTCCTCCACCGGGACCTCCGGGTCCGCGCGGTGCAGCTGGTAGAGGTCGATCACATCGGTCCCGAGCCGCCGCAGCGACGCGTCGCAGGCCCGCCGCACGTATCCCGGCCGCCCGTTGGCGACGATGTGCTGATCGCCGACGAGCAGGCCGACCTTGGTTGAGACGAAGGCGTCGGCCCGCCGTTCCTTCAGTACGCGTCCGAGAAGCAGCTCGTTGGTGAACGGGCCGTACATGTCGGCCGTGTCGAGCAGATTCACACCGGCGTCGAGCGCCGCGTGCACCGTGCGCAGCGAGCGGTCACCACGCTGCTGCGAACTGGTGTACGCCCAGCTCATCGGCATACAGCCGAGGCCGATCGCGCCCACCCCGAGCGCCGCCGCACCGATTGTCCTGCGCTCCACCTGCCCGTACCCCTCCCTGTGCCGTCCCCAAAACTAACCTCTGCGTCCTGCCGCGCTTCGCATAGCCTCCTGACCATGACTGCTGCAGACGTATGGCTTCCCATTCCGGCCGACGAGATCGACGGGCTCCCCGAGCCCGCCGCGTCGGGGCTCAACTACCGCTTCTGGGACGGCGGTGACGATTTTCCGGCCGATCCCGCCGACTGCGCCTTCTATGTCGTGCCGTACATGAAGGGCACGGAGATCGCGGTACGCCCGCTGGCCGCCATGGCATCGGTGCAGGTCGTCCAGACGCTCTCGGCCGGGATCGACCACGTGCAGCCCGGCCTCGGCTCGCTGCACCCCGGCGTACGCCTGTGCAACGCCCGGGGAGTCCACGAGGCCAGCACCGCCGAGCTCACCCTTGCCCTGATCCTCGCCTCGCTGCGCGGCATTCCCCGCTTCGTGGAGGGCCAGCGGCAGGAGGAGTGGCATGCCGGCTTCTATCCGGCTCTCGCCGACAAGTCGGTCCTCATCGTCGGCTACGGCTCGATCGGCGCCGCGATCGAAGACCGGCTCGCGCCGTTCGAGTGCGCGCGGGTGGCGCGCGTCGCGCGCTCGGCCCGCACCACGGAGCGCGGTGAGGTGCATCCGCTCTCCCAACTCCCGGCTCTGCTCCCCGAAGCGGACGTGGTCATCCTCTCCACCCCGCTCACCCCGGCCACCCACCATCTGGCGAACGCCGGCTTCCTGGCGCGGATGAAGGACGGGGCGCTGCTGGTGAACGTCGCCCGCGGACCGGTCGTCGACACGAAGTCGCTGCTGGAGGAGGTGGAGACGGGCCGCATCACCGCCGCGCTCGACGTCACCGACCCCGAGCCGCTGCCCGCCGGGCACCCCCTCTGGCACGCTCCCGGCGTGCTGATCAGCCCTCATGTCGGGGGCTCCACCTCGGCGTTCCTGCCGCGCGCCAAGCGCCTGCTCGCCGGGCAGCTCACCAGGTTCGCGGCGGGGGAGGCGCTGCGCAACGTGGTCCTCACGACGGAGTAGTCGCCTCTTCTCGGTGGACGTCCGCGCCTTGTGCGCCGACACTCAGTGGAGTCGTCCGGATGCACGGAGTGCCTGCGATTCACTTGACGGTCACGGAGAGTAGAGAACCCCTGTCCCTGAGTGACGAGACTGGTGTATCGTCCCGAGTTGGGGGCTGCGTCGTGCACGGGACGGCGCTGCGGCGCGACGAGACTTCGAGGGGGGCGACGGGCGATGCACGGCCAATGGACCAACGATCCGACGCGGCAGAGGTGCCGCCGACCAGTCCCGCGTGCTCCGAGGCGTGCCCTGAAGCGTCGTCTCCCGAGGAGAAGCCGGCTGAAAGCGCTGTCAGGGGAGGCGCGGTGAGTACCCCGGGCGCCCTCCTCACCCGGCCGCCGGTCTCCGAGAGCGGGACGGGCAGGCTTCCCCAGGTGCTGCTCGGTCTCGCCGGCGGAGGCTATGCCCTCGGTGCCGCCTTCGGCTGGGGGTCCGAGCAACTCGCTCTGATCATGGGCGACTTCGGGCTCAGCTTTGCTGCCCTGCTCGCCTCGGTCTCCTGTTTTCTCTTCGCCCGCACGCGCGGCAGCCGTTTTCGGCCCGCCTGGGTCCTGTTCGCCATCTCCTCCGCCATGGCCGCGTGCGGAAACGCGGTCTGGGGCTGGTACGAGGTGGTGCTCGGCCGTGAGGTGCCGAGCCCGTCCGTCGCCGATCTGTTCTTCCTCTGCTTCGCCCCGCCGGCCATCATCGGGCTGCTCGTCCTCGCCAAGCGCCCCGTCACCCGGGCCGGCTGGGTCTGCCTCGCCCTCGACTCCTGGCTGATCGGCGGCTCCCTGCTGACGCTCTCCTGGA from Streptomyces formicae includes these protein-coding regions:
- a CDS encoding GNAT family N-acetyltransferase codes for the protein MFSISLGDGAELQNLEPWQTEEFLAHVERAREYAGPWVPFTVTVTDTETARTFLQSYADKQAADTGRLYGIRLDGTLVGGVLFRVFDTRNEYCEVGVWLEPSAAGRGLITKAVTHLIDWVVDERGMHRVEWLASSANHRSIGVAKRLGFTLDGVLRESFPWQGMRHDMEVWSVLAPEWRERRTAEHDDHRAARADSSS
- a CDS encoding DUF6191 domain-containing protein; this translates as MFNLIEELFAPGRKHTEDESNRLQLTRVDVGDGDPGHGEIDLASGKVVIRTRRPEPESPEV
- a CDS encoding PQQ-dependent sugar dehydrogenase, yielding MTAVLATASLLLAAGCSSGGDGAADQAGGRQGAPTSPVSSSGTGGPAAAETPPAKGSVKVAATLSENLKSPWGLAALPDGDLLVSSRDEGTITRIDTASGRKTEIGSVPGVAPAGEGGLMGLAVSPSFASDRLVYAYFTTESDNRIARMLYDERKPAGQQLGAPDTILRGIPKGFIHNGGRIAFGPDRMLYAGTGETGDRGLAQDKESLGGKILRMTPDGRPAHGNPSADSVVYSYGHRNVQGLAWDSEKRLWAAEFGQDTWDELNLIEPGKNYGWPEVEGTGDGSGFVDPVAQWRTAEASPSGIAYAKGSIWMAGLRGERLWRIPLAGRERSAEPQSFLQGDYGRLRTVLPVGGAGGGSGVWLVTSETDTRGTPEAGDDKILRLEVQ
- a CDS encoding aldo/keto reductase translates to MERRTIGAAALGVGAIGLGCMPMSWAYTSSQQRGDRSLRTVHAALDAGVNLLDTADMYGPFTNELLLGRVLKERRADAFVSTKVGLLVGDQHIVANGRPGYVRRACDASLRRLGTDVIDLYQLHRADPEVPVEETWGAMAELVSVGKVRALGLCAVGARASRRPGAGLYEGTIRQLERVQQVFPVSAVEAELSVWSPEALSRLLPWCEARGVGFLAAMPLGNGFLTGTLTPGEGFEPDDLRARHPRFTAEMMASNQPLVAGLRRVAERHGPDTTPAQVALAWVLAQGRHVVPVPGAKRECWAVENAAAAGLALTARDLAELAGLPPARGSWD
- a CDS encoding 2-hydroxyacid dehydrogenase, with the protein product MTAADVWLPIPADEIDGLPEPAASGLNYRFWDGGDDFPADPADCAFYVVPYMKGTEIAVRPLAAMASVQVVQTLSAGIDHVQPGLGSLHPGVRLCNARGVHEASTAELTLALILASLRGIPRFVEGQRQEEWHAGFYPALADKSVLIVGYGSIGAAIEDRLAPFECARVARVARSARTTERGEVHPLSQLPALLPEADVVILSTPLTPATHHLANAGFLARMKDGALLVNVARGPVVDTKSLLEEVETGRITAALDVTDPEPLPAGHPLWHAPGVLISPHVGGSTSAFLPRAKRLLAGQLTRFAAGEALRNVVLTTE